The window GCGACGGCGTCCTTCTTGAGAGCATTCGCGGTACCTGCGAGGCCATCGCCATGGTGACGGTGCGCATTCGTCCCTTTACGGTTATGGGCAGAACGATCCACCTTGTGGGTATGCCCTTTGCCTTTGGCTGGACAACGCCCAAGTGCGGCGACTCCACCAACCGGCTGACCGTTGGTGCGTTTGACCCTAACACCACCATTCCTGAATCCAAGGCCTGCTGCGTCAATCTGCGTAAGGCCGACAAGCTGACCGAAATAGGCTAACGAGCCGGGCGCGCTCCTTGATGGAGCGCGCCCGCCAAGGAGCATTGCTATGCCGAAGACATTTTTGATCGACACCACTCGGTGCACGGCATGCCGGGGCTGCCAGTTGGCCTGTAAGGAATGGCATGACCTGCCTGCCAATGAGACCAAGCAGCGCGGCACTCATCAGAATCCGCCGGATCTGAACCCCAACAACCTCAAGATTGTTCGTTTTCGCGAGCGTATGAAGCCTGACGGCACCGTTGTGTGGAACTTTTTCCCCGACCAGTGCCGCCACTGCATCACGCCCATTTGCAAGGAAGTGGCCGACATGGCCGTGCCCGGCGCAATCATCAAGGATCCCAAAACGGGCATGGTGATAGCCACGGACAAAAGCGCCAAGCTGAGCCCAGAGGATGCTCAGGCCGTTATTGACGCCTGCCCCTACAATATTCCCCGGCTGGATCCCAAGACCAAATGCCTGACCAAGTGTGACATGTGCATTGACCGCGTCACAGCGGGCATGCTGCCCATTTGCGTCAAGACGTGCCCCACGGGCACCATGGCTTTTGGCGAAAGGGAAGAAATCCTGCCCATGGCCAAAAAGCGGCTTGAGATTGTCAAAAAGACCTTCCCCAAGGCTTTTCTGGCGGATGTAGAGGACGTGAGCGTCATCTACCTGCTGGCGGAAGAAAAAGAACACTACTACGAATACGCGGCCTTCATGTAAGGCCTTATCCCCTCTACCCCCGCAGCCGCATACTGCGGGGGTAGAAAAGTACTGCGGGGGGTTGGCAAATCCTTCGCTTTGGTTCACCATCAGGGTACAATCCAGCAGGCACGTTTGCACTTGTTGCGGCCGTGAACATTGCTGGAGCGGCCCCTGGATTTTGCCTCAGCCGGTTGGCGCAGGCTCGCCTTGAATTGCGCGGGCGGCTCCATGAACTCGTGTTTGCCAAGGCAAGGTAGATGCCTGTCAGCCCGGTGCCTGATCGGTACACGGAAATGACAGCACCGCTTGCATTTGCGTTGCGAAATGCCGGAATGAGCATTCTGAAAACATTGAGGGCAGACATCCTCAGTGTTGCATAGTTTGGGAAATCAGCCGGGCTATCCCCGGCACACGGAGTATCAATGGCTGTAAAAAGGCAAACCGTTGCCCAAACCCTTGAAGAAGTTATCACCTGGCGTCCGGTTCTGGCCCCTGTGCTGCGGTCGTTCGAACCGCTGCTCACAGCCCAGGAGGAACTTGGCGATGCTGTGGCCAAAAGCTTGAAAAAGGCTGGGGTTTCGCTGCCGCAGGCTCAACCGCAGCGGATGGAGCAGGGAGTTTCAATGCTTGCCGGAGCTTCCTTTGCAGGTGTGGCCCCAGCGGTGCGCATTTGCGCAGAAAAGTTGCTGCCCATGCTGTGCCGCATGGACGCAGTGGTTCCGCACAAGGCCAAACTCTCGGATTTTTTTCTGAAATCTGACGGCGCTGAAGCCCAGCGATCGGAAGAACTGGTTTGCGCCGCTGCCTCGGGCGACAGAGACGCCCTG of the Desulfovibrio sp. genome contains:
- a CDS encoding 4Fe-4S dicluster domain-containing protein, translating into MPKTFLIDTTRCTACRGCQLACKEWHDLPANETKQRGTHQNPPDLNPNNLKIVRFRERMKPDGTVVWNFFPDQCRHCITPICKEVADMAVPGAIIKDPKTGMVIATDKSAKLSPEDAQAVIDACPYNIPRLDPKTKCLTKCDMCIDRVTAGMLPICVKTCPTGTMAFGEREEILPMAKKRLEIVKKTFPKAFLADVEDVSVIYLLAEEKEHYYEYAAFM